A genomic segment from Neodiprion lecontei isolate iyNeoLeco1 chromosome 1, iyNeoLeco1.1, whole genome shotgun sequence encodes:
- the LOC107225746 gene encoding HEAT repeat-containing protein 3: MGKQKRERRKPHKKNPTGLPNVEDLDKEEEELDEEDKDAALQRMIDQLESPNIEEKLSGLQTLESMCTNAEMAMQVAKGGVARIAAPLLVDENNLVRAASASALRNIANNGGEDACNILLEHDIMTPLAALLQRHYTSWQPKPKEKGKIDDEKETFIQAITLLWTLCENDEHAIKYSNEGHLISILIKCLDISLHSLDVNIIAAQCMLTLSEDNPLAISELKKYEGPLLSLLKLKTDKESDLSNVMLLKTLSGGLLMNINNSECTSAIVSCQVATALAETLAFDHRKLLNSVTSTLPVDTNKLNVKSEKKLNDIKKYLTAQQQALEILANLCSEDPQEDVDSDLDDSDPAEEENDFIDDDVMSTDKFHISTLPIELTEVFASLKIFDIVWEKTILLPENVRQILFENPESKTVLKHAHVLRCRAFLCLNNLISTLDVDGLGGVENLYRMWVEIGNVVFKEADQNDIALLESATAAMRAALQKLVEVRANVFSQLSMFDIQVMLNGEQQCPNPNVRVNLVRIVGNLALVFTNTNTANCRELVKHLSIFLLDACAKEPEVWVIAECLDAIMDIFAEDETNEVAAEIELVDKLRPLVQLLNNKIRQQKKRLGDNFYVVSTVKTNLNRFIKYKSAQLAKLK; the protein is encoded by the exons ATGGGAAAACAAAAGCGGGAAAGGCGCAAGCCtcacaaaaaaaatcctacCGGACTTCCCAATGTTGAAGATCTCgacaaagaagaagaggaactTGACGAGGAGGACAAGGATGCGGCATTGCAGCGGATGATTGATCAG ttGGAATCTCCAAatatagaagaaaaattatctgGCCTACAAACATTAGAGTCAATGTGTACCAATGCTGAGATGGCTATGCAAGTCGCCAAGGGAGGTGTAGCAAGGATAGCGGCTCCGTTGCTGGTAGATGAAAACAATTTGGTGCGAGCGGCTAGCGCCAGCGCCTTGCGTAACATAGCTAACAACGGAGGCGAAGATGCATGCAATATTCTGCTTGAGCACGACATTATGACACCGTTGGCTGCGTTACTACAGAGA CATTATACATCTTGGCAACCAAAGCCcaaagaaaaagggaaaataGATGACGAAAAAGAGACTTTTATTCAAGCCATAACTCTGCTCTGGACTTTGTGTGAAAATGATGAGCACGCTATAAAATATTCCAACGAAGGTCACCTTATatcgattttgataaaatgctTGGACATTTCCCTTCATAGCTTGGATGTCAATATAATAGCAGCTCAATGCATGTTGACCTTATCCGAAGATAATCCACTGGCTataagtgaattgaaaaaatacgaaggaCCTTTGCTCAGCTTGTTAAAACTGAAAACTGACAAAGAATCCGACCTGTCTAATGTGATGCTTCTCAAAACTCTGTCTGGCGGTCTTTTGATGAATATCAACAACTCTGAATGCACCTCAGCGATTGTTTCTTGCCAAGTAGCTACAGCGCTTGCCGAAACCCTGGCATTTGATCacagaaaattattgaacagCGTTACTTCGACGCTCCCTGTAGATACAAATAAGTTGAATGTTAAATCTGAAAAGAAACTGAACGATATTAAGAAATACTTGACAGCGCAGCAGCAGGCATTGGAAATCTTGGCCAATTTATGCTCTGAGGATCCGCAAGAAGACGTGGATTCTGATTTGGATGATTCAGATCCAGCCGAGGAAGAGAACGATTTCATCGATGACGATGTTATGTCTACGGATAAATTCCACATTTCAACACTGCCGATAGAGTTGACAGAAGTTTTTGCCAGTCTTAAAATATTCGATATAGTTTGGGAAAAAACGATTTTACTTCCAGAAAACGTTAGACAAATACTGTTCGAAAATCCTGAAAGCAAAACGGTTCTGAAACACGCCCACGTTCTCAGATGCAGAGCATTTTTGTGCCTTAATAACTTAATTTCTACCTTAGACGTTGACGGATTAGGTGGAGTAGAAAATTTATACAG GATGTGGGTAGAGATCGGAAATGTAGTCTTCAAAGAGGCAGATCAAAACGATATCGCACTCCTAGAATCAGCCACAGCTGCGATGAGGGCAGCGTTGCAAAAATTGGTCGAAGTACGAGCGAACGTCTTCAGCCAGTTAAGCATGTTCGACATCCAGGTAATGTTGAACGGGGAACAACAGTGTCCAAATCCCAACGTCAGAGTCAACTTGGTTCGAATTGTCGGTAATCTTGCCCTGGTTTTCACAAATACGAACACAGCTAACTGCCGAGAACTAGTCAAG CATCTTTCTATATTTCTGCTCGATGCGTGTGCGAAGGAACCAGAGGTTTGGGTAATTGCGGAATGTTTGGATGCCATAATGGATATTTTTGCAGAGGATGAGACAAACGAAGTGGCTGCTGAAATCGAATTGGTGGATAAACTGCGACCGCTGGTTCAGCTCTTGAACAATAAg ATTCGTCAGCAGAAAAAACGACTGGGTGATAACTTCTACGTCGTGTCAACCGTTAAAACTAATCTTAATAGATTCATAAAGTATAAAAGTGCTCAACTGGCAAAACTCAAATGA